The following coding sequences are from one Triticum aestivum cultivar Chinese Spring chromosome 5A, IWGSC CS RefSeq v2.1, whole genome shotgun sequence window:
- the LOC123103001 gene encoding uncharacterized protein, translated as MPPSSMRRCRHRRQQVRLGPRHGGPGLAAQHQGRARRRRSAVRVPRRCGGAAVALARASDGAVNWSRPDAPAVEEVVWPDGVDFVAGDGALAFGTGVRDMDIVGPFELVVSDGAGGGLAELQLPSVSCLRRS; from the coding sequence ATGCCACCTTCTTCGATGCGACGTTGTCGACACCGTCGCCAACAAGTACGGCTGGGACCCCGTCACGGAGGTCCGGGTCTGGCCGCTCAACACCAAGGGCGCGCTCGTCGGCGCCGTTCAGCGGTACGAGTTCCGCGCCGGTGCGGGGGCGCCGCGGTCGCGCTGGCACGGGCCTCTGACGGGGCCGTCAACTGGAGCCGCCCCGACGCCCCCGCGGTGGAGGAGGTGGTCTGGCCCGACGGGGTCGACTTCGTCGCCGGCGACGGCGCCCTGGCGTTCGGCACCGGCGTCAGGGACATGGACATAGTAGGCCCGTTCGAGCTGGTGGTCTCCGATGGCGCTGGCGGGGGCCTCGCAGAGCTCCAGCTGCCGTCG